One genomic window of Acidimicrobiales bacterium includes the following:
- a CDS encoding TIR domain-containing protein yields the protein MTTGPGLRVFFSHSSRDAEWVKRVAAQAVAAGVEVYLAEHDVQAGRHLSDKIRAEIRASDAMIVLLSPNSLESVIVQQEIGVAHQAEMLVIPILMEEVASKDLGLLNGREYVLLNPADPHEGLARISVALIRLIDKQREQLQAEDIARLERERQQQAEALAKAYAQMEAQQRKTQQDMLVAGAVLLVIGLIIIAGQSGS from the coding sequence GTGACCACAGGCCCCGGATTGCGGGTGTTCTTCAGCCACAGCAGTCGGGACGCCGAGTGGGTGAAGCGCGTGGCAGCACAGGCGGTTGCCGCCGGTGTAGAGGTCTATCTTGCTGAGCATGATGTCCAGGCCGGACGCCATCTGAGCGACAAGATCAGGGCGGAGATTCGGGCGTCTGATGCGATGATCGTGTTGCTGTCCCCAAACAGTCTGGAGTCGGTCATCGTCCAGCAAGAGATCGGCGTGGCTCACCAAGCCGAGATGCTGGTCATCCCGATCCTGATGGAAGAGGTCGCCAGCAAGGACCTTGGGCTACTCAACGGTCGGGAATATGTACTGCTCAATCCTGCAGATCCACATGAAGGACTTGCGCGCATCTCTGTTGCGCTGATCCGGCTGATCGACAAGCAGCGTGAGCAGTTACAGGCTGAGGATATAGCCAGGCTTGAGCGGGAACGGCAGCAGCAGGCTGAGGCGCTGGCGAAGGCATACGCGCAAATGGAGGCTCAGCAGCGCAAGACTCAACAGGACATGCTCGTGGCCGGTGCTGTCTTACTGGTCATTGGCCTGATAATCATCGCTGGGCAGAGCGGATCCTAG
- a CDS encoding DUF1670 domain-containing protein yields MSNPTPRAEILHRRLARRTLPSLLRYKFLHEYGYDKGEVVVEAIVADICNVVRNYFVSADQLEPGQLVYYCPAATERARKGRTMANTEMVPVRLTVVAQDDIEAIREGMGALARRDRRVRRLAHEAYKQGGVLSQLDLSLVTGYTDGGVAAAVKRLRKAGEMLPIRGYVADMGCWPTHKATIVRLYLQGLSTPEIASRTYHSKPSVDRYIQGFERVRLLAGKHAIEELPLLTGMSANLVSQYLDILSEHNMLRRSKRSRQLVRHG; encoded by the coding sequence GTGAGCAACCCGACTCCTCGGGCGGAGATCTTGCACCGTCGTCTGGCCCGTCGGACCCTGCCCAGCTTGTTGCGTTACAAGTTCTTGCACGAGTACGGCTACGACAAGGGCGAGGTGGTGGTCGAGGCGATCGTGGCTGACATCTGCAACGTGGTCCGCAACTACTTCGTCTCAGCCGATCAGCTCGAGCCTGGGCAGCTGGTCTACTACTGCCCGGCCGCGACCGAACGGGCCCGCAAGGGCCGGACGATGGCGAACACCGAGATGGTCCCGGTGCGCTTGACCGTGGTGGCCCAAGACGACATCGAGGCCATCCGCGAAGGAATGGGCGCCCTGGCCCGACGGGATCGGCGAGTCCGCCGTCTGGCTCATGAGGCCTACAAACAAGGAGGGGTGCTGTCCCAGCTTGATCTGTCACTGGTCACCGGATACACCGACGGTGGCGTGGCCGCCGCGGTGAAAAGGTTGCGCAAAGCCGGTGAGATGCTGCCCATCCGAGGTTATGTGGCCGACATGGGATGCTGGCCCACCCACAAAGCGACCATCGTGCGCCTCTACCTGCAAGGGCTTAGCACCCCCGAGATCGCCAGCCGCACCTACCATTCCAAACCGTCGGTCGACCGCTACATCCAAGGCTTCGAGCGAGTCCGGCTCCTCGCCGGCAAACACGCCATCGAAGAACTGCCACTGCTGACCGGGATGTCAGCCAACCTGGTGTCCCAATACCTCGACATCCTCAGCGAGCACAACATGCTCAGGCGCTCGAAGCGATCCCGGCAGCTGGTCCGCCATGGCTGA
- a CDS encoding DUF1670 domain-containing protein has translation MDAYGTARLAAKDAESAIVARICEDFNMTPVLACAHYEQMARYFADFGRVALRPGELCYLAVASEEPAGKPILACRKVQVALELAAPEDQQVLRDRGLAEMRQSRLARLARQAQVQGALLTVEDLAFLTCSSTATVKRDLAESRADGVAVPTRGQIRDIGPGVSHKARVVQLYLWGLQFTDIEQQTRHSEGAIRRYLGDFRQIAALYARGASIPEIRAATGRSASLISEYIALYERARREFPAAPRLNDLLDPVRAKKGGRR, from the coding sequence ATGGATGCCTACGGGACGGCTCGACTGGCGGCTAAGGACGCTGAGTCGGCGATCGTTGCTCGCATTTGCGAGGACTTCAATATGACGCCGGTGTTGGCTTGTGCTCATTACGAGCAGATGGCGCGCTACTTCGCGGACTTTGGCCGTGTGGCGTTGCGTCCTGGGGAGTTGTGTTATCTGGCGGTGGCGTCGGAGGAGCCGGCGGGCAAGCCGATCTTGGCTTGCCGGAAGGTGCAGGTGGCTTTGGAGTTGGCCGCGCCGGAGGATCAACAGGTGTTGCGCGATCGTGGTTTGGCGGAGATGCGCCAGAGCCGGCTGGCTCGCCTGGCTCGTCAGGCCCAGGTTCAGGGTGCGTTGTTGACGGTGGAGGATCTGGCGTTTCTGACTTGTTCGTCGACAGCGACGGTGAAGAGGGATTTGGCGGAGTCCCGGGCGGATGGGGTGGCGGTTCCGACCAGAGGGCAGATCCGTGACATCGGCCCGGGGGTGTCGCACAAGGCGCGGGTGGTGCAGCTTTATCTGTGGGGGTTGCAGTTCACCGATATTGAGCAGCAGACCCGCCATTCGGAGGGCGCGATCCGAAGGTATCTGGGCGACTTCCGTCAGATCGCGGCCCTGTACGCGAGGGGGGCGTCGATCCCTGAGATCCGGGCGGCGACGGGGCGGTCGGCGTCGTTGATCAGCGAGTACATCGCCTTGTATGAGCGAGCCCGACGTGAGTTCCCGGCCGCGCCGCGGTTGAACGATCTGTTGGATCCGGTGAGAGCGAAAAAGGGGGGCCGGCGGTGA
- a CDS encoding HNH endonuclease, translated as MSISVQTRKLLWGRSGNRCAYSECKRELVLEVTLTSRSTTVGNECHIVSRKPDGPRGDNPLPLDQRDEYDNLILLCADHHKVIDEDTVTFTVDP; from the coding sequence TTGAGCATCAGCGTCCAGACGCGAAAACTCCTGTGGGGCCGTTCGGGGAATCGTTGCGCTTACTCGGAGTGCAAACGAGAGCTCGTCCTCGAAGTCACGCTGACGTCGCGCTCCACCACTGTCGGCAACGAGTGTCACATCGTCTCGCGCAAGCCGGATGGACCGCGAGGTGACAACCCCCTTCCGCTGGACCAACGGGACGAGTACGACAACCTGATCCTCCTCTGTGCTGACCACCATAAGGTGATCGATGAGGACACGGTGACCTTTACTGTCGATCCCTAA
- a CDS encoding NADPH:quinone oxidoreductase family protein, whose protein sequence is MKAWLVHKFGEPNEVLQLEEVPEPSPGPGELLVRVDAVTPNFNDVDGVRGRYRTVSPPLPYTPGMEVLGMVEAAGDGAEAWIGKRVVTVPTGAFGGYAELAVGMASMTFEMPPAEQLPNAPAAAVYFPFHLSWLALHERGKLQSGETVLIHAGAGGVGSAAIQLAVFGGARVIATAGSEKKLELCRSLGAEVAINYSETDFVESVLQVTDGRGVEVAFDSVGGDVTTKTFNCMAFNGRHLLVGFASGIEAEDQGIVPRPVLFGNFSLCGVCHAYADDPIELKRATNFNFPSHADGVRLHTAVLELVLDGKLRPVIGEEIGFGELPAGLQRMADRQTIGRTVVHVASE, encoded by the coding sequence GTGAAGGCATGGCTTGTACACAAATTCGGCGAACCGAATGAGGTGCTCCAGCTCGAGGAGGTGCCCGAACCCAGCCCCGGGCCGGGAGAGCTCCTCGTGCGAGTAGACGCGGTGACCCCGAACTTCAATGACGTCGATGGAGTGCGGGGCCGGTATCGAACCGTGAGCCCTCCGCTTCCTTACACGCCGGGAATGGAGGTGCTCGGCATGGTTGAGGCCGCCGGTGACGGAGCGGAGGCGTGGATCGGCAAGCGTGTCGTCACAGTGCCAACTGGAGCCTTCGGGGGCTACGCGGAACTTGCGGTGGGTATGGCCTCGATGACCTTTGAAATGCCGCCGGCGGAACAACTCCCAAACGCTCCTGCGGCGGCCGTTTACTTCCCCTTCCATCTCTCCTGGCTGGCTCTACACGAGCGCGGCAAGTTGCAATCCGGGGAGACAGTGCTCATTCACGCGGGCGCAGGCGGAGTCGGCTCCGCCGCTATACAGCTGGCGGTGTTCGGCGGCGCCAGGGTGATCGCGACAGCGGGTTCGGAGAAGAAGCTCGAACTGTGCCGTTCTCTTGGCGCGGAGGTCGCGATTAACTACTCGGAGACCGACTTCGTCGAGTCGGTGCTCCAGGTCACGGACGGACGTGGTGTCGAGGTGGCGTTCGATTCGGTGGGCGGGGATGTGACCACCAAGACGTTCAACTGCATGGCGTTCAACGGTCGCCACTTGTTGGTCGGCTTTGCGTCTGGGATCGAAGCCGAGGATCAAGGGATCGTCCCGAGGCCTGTTCTGTTCGGCAACTTCTCGCTTTGCGGCGTGTGCCACGCGTATGCCGATGACCCCATCGAGCTGAAGCGGGCCACGAATTTCAACTTTCCGTCGCATGCCGACGGCGTGCGGCTCCACACCGCGGTCCTGGAGCTCGTCCTCGATGGAAAGCTGAGGCCGGTCATCGGGGAGGAAATTGGGTTCGGCGAATTGCCGGCCGGGCTGCAACGGATGGCCGACCGTCAGACCATCGGTCGAACCGTTGTCCATGTCGCAAGTGAGTGA
- a CDS encoding helix-turn-helix domain-containing protein, whose amino-acid sequence MPLARTRIDRQAKMDEILASAQKRLVSGGYHNMSVAGIARELGLAQNSIYWYFPSKDDLFVAVLRQMLAELATKKPSPGRGLVSQVLWTTDQMYELASLRAELRERAKHTAAAADFDRELDRLLRHLVIHAIEGNVPSDQLDLSATAFLATVEGTIRMGLPRNQRHRTIQFALEKLLSREREPVAADSSTETARRKSQSGR is encoded by the coding sequence ATGCCGCTGGCCAGAACCCGAATCGACCGCCAAGCCAAGATGGACGAGATCCTGGCGTCGGCTCAGAAACGACTGGTATCTGGCGGCTACCACAACATGTCGGTGGCGGGCATTGCCCGCGAGCTCGGCTTGGCACAGAACTCGATCTATTGGTACTTCCCCTCCAAAGACGACTTGTTTGTTGCCGTGCTAAGGCAGATGCTGGCCGAGCTGGCAACCAAGAAACCCTCTCCCGGGCGCGGGCTGGTCAGCCAGGTGCTATGGACCACAGACCAAATGTATGAGTTGGCCTCCCTGCGGGCTGAGCTTCGCGAGCGGGCTAAACACACAGCCGCCGCAGCCGACTTCGACCGTGAACTCGATCGCCTCCTGCGACACCTAGTTATCCACGCGATCGAAGGCAATGTTCCGTCCGACCAGCTTGATCTGTCCGCCACCGCCTTTCTCGCCACCGTCGAGGGCACGATCCGCATGGGCCTGCCGAGGAATCAGCGCCATCGCACGATCCAATTCGCCCTCGAGAAGCTCCTCTCTCGGGAACGCGAACCGGTAGCCGCTGACTCGAGCACAGAAACTGCTCGGCGCAAATCACAATCGGGTCGTTGA
- a CDS encoding maleylpyruvate isomerase family mycothiol-dependent enzyme: MDLNELRRDERIELLRTLGDVGANAPTLCVGWSAADLAAHLVASERYAGVPLAISYPLRGVLPSRVVVAGMRSLQKVSQRQLVRAKAHGWSWLLERLAAGPPATFRWGSIGLVRLVEEWIHHEDIRRANNARTRQPSPDLDEALWEAATLLTGFAEFRPGRDGIEAVLPDGRTRRIGDISRARVEGTPGEILLFVAGRVTVAQVNVTGDLANIAGLNLAV; the protein is encoded by the coding sequence GTGGACCTGAACGAGCTGCGCCGAGACGAACGAATCGAGTTGCTGCGAACCCTCGGTGATGTCGGCGCTAACGCGCCAACGTTGTGCGTTGGCTGGTCGGCCGCAGACCTCGCCGCGCATCTGGTGGCCTCGGAGCGCTACGCGGGAGTGCCGCTGGCGATCAGCTACCCCCTAAGGGGCGTGCTACCCAGCAGAGTCGTGGTCGCCGGCATGCGCTCGTTGCAGAAGGTAAGCCAGCGCCAACTCGTTCGCGCCAAAGCTCATGGTTGGTCCTGGCTACTTGAGCGGCTCGCCGCTGGTCCACCCGCCACATTTCGTTGGGGATCGATAGGGCTGGTCCGGTTAGTGGAGGAATGGATTCATCACGAAGACATCCGCCGGGCGAACAATGCGCGGACACGCCAACCCTCTCCTGATCTCGACGAAGCACTCTGGGAAGCCGCGACACTCCTCACCGGTTTCGCCGAGTTTCGGCCGGGTCGCGACGGCATCGAAGCTGTCCTCCCCGACGGTCGCACCAGGCGCATCGGTGACATCAGCAGAGCCCGTGTCGAAGGGACACCGGGAGAGATACTGCTGTTTGTGGCCGGACGCGTAA